The genomic window CGAGGGAGAGCCTCATATTTAGTAGCGGTTCTTAATAATCCGTTTGCTGTTTATTGTTGCCTAATGGAGATCAACAGGATAGACTCTTGATGTGTAGTCACACGGCCATGAGAGTTTGAAGCTGCGTGGCCTCTCGACATCTCTGTCACTTATTGTCACTGGTGACCTTCATTAGAATACCTATTTCTAAAACCTATACCCTTTCGTTTCCCGCGAGAAAAGTGCCAATGATTGGCATCAAAAATGGATGAGAGAATCTTTTCATCCAGAACAGCAGCAGGATATGGGGGAGTGGACTGAACCCAACCATCTGGACACGGGGACACTCGGGGAATGTTGAGGTTTGAGGCAGTGCCATACTTAACCTAATCTGATAGATAACAACAGAAATTAACAGTGTGAATCTGAGAAGCGAGGAGAGAGGGCCGAGTGGCTACGATTACACTATTGAAATGACCACGCTGCGCACAGATCGAGGCAGTGCTAGTAGAAGCTTATGCACCTAGATGATGCGTATTAAATGCTGCCCATATACATACTCCAGACAAGGAAActcatcttctccctcacTGGGGCTTATAAACGTTGCCTGCgcgtccttgacctcgccaCGAGCAAGCCCAATGCGCTTGAATGTTGCAGTCTCACCATCGACCAACTCCAATAACAAGATAAAGACGACATTTTCGTGCCTGCTCTCACCCCTTCGTGCCAGCATGCAGTACAAATTTGGCTTGGAGTCCTTATCCCTCTCGTTGTTTGGAGTGTCGAGGTAGATATTTGGTTGCATGTCCTTCTCCGTTGAAACTTCGACTTGGACACCATTCACCGCCATCTTCCAGTCCTCTGGGTCAATTAGTGACAACTTGTTTAAATGACCGCGTAGATGAAGCCATCCGCCTCGCAGCATACCCCATGTGTCGTCGGTGACATAGTCCAGATGTACCTCTTCCACCTTGATGAGTGACCGACCATCCGTCCCAGTGTCAGCCGGAAACAGGTGCCCTACTGATGCCACccatgaccaagaaggagctcTATAagtggttggtgttgaagctcCAAAGAAGCAGTCAACATACCAAAGCATCTCAAGCTCCAAGTTATCACGCCACATGCCAGCGACGTACTTTTGTTGCATAAAACCTCCCATGGTCCTTGCCAGAGCAGAGAGGGCGACTAGTCTATCGCCGGGGAAGGTGAGCTTGCAGTTCGCGTATAGATGGACAATTATCTGCCAGATATGCCTGTACTCTCGGCTTGATAAACCTGGACGTGGAAACATCCCCTTAAGACGCAAGTCAGAGGACGTGCCAGCGCGAGGTAAGCCCTCGGGGTAGGCATCTGAAGCGAATTTCTCCTTGCATTCCCATACCAAGTGGCGTTTGCCGAAATGCAAGACGCGAGGGGCTAAAAGACGTTCTTGGAGAACCCAGGCTCGTGTGTTTACCAACGATCGTGTAACTTCGGTGTCCCAATATCGATCCTCGGATATCAAATAACGAGAGGTGATTCCTTTCAAGGCGCATTCTATCGTTTCGGGAAAGCATGTGTCCGTATCTCGAGTGTTGAACAAAGAGTGGGTGGCGTCTGGGGCGTCGCTCGCAGAGATATTGCATAGCGACCTGGAGTAGACTTTGCTCATGAGGGTCACCTCGTGATTCCAGTCAGCGAGATTGTCACCTTCCTGTATGATGCATAGGGAATCGGTCCAGAGGTATCGTACGCCCAGGCTGCGAGTCACGTAGAGTGCGTCTTGGTATAACTGAGGCAGCTGGGACGAGGGTACTCCCCTGACCATCTCGTCATAGTTGTCCGTTGTCAGCTTCATGCAGTTGACAAGACCCCAGCAATGGCTTAGAGTCATATAACCCCCGGTGACGACATTGGTTCCTGTTTCTACCAAGGTGCACCGTCGGTCTGTATCTGCCTGGGATCCGCAGTCTAGGAGCCTAGTAGGGTACCAATCCCTTTCAGGGTTGACGTCTTTGCACTTTAGGTGGTTTCTGACGCAATTGGAGATCCATTCCTTGGCCGTGGACAATGTCGCGGGGGACTTTGTGCTTTCTGGGAGCCGTTTGACGGTATCCGTCATGGATGATTCTATCAAAGTTAGACAGCAAATCGTGGAAATAGATGTGTGATTGGTACCTTCCAGAGGGTTAAGTATGAAGAAGATGCCATTTCTCCGTTCAGGAGATGACTGAAGCATCGAAGGATCAATAATGATCTCTATGGCCTCACAGTGATGCCCTTCGGGATAATGAAGCAGCATAGTCCCTCCAGGCCATTTACGGCCGAGCTTGTCCGGAGACAGTGGAGGGTCTTGGTCGTTTGGGGCTGTCTCTTCGCCGAATGGGTCCAAGCGCTCACGAATTCGGCTGCAAAGGAAGCATCCCTGATCAGCCGAGTGTTTCAGGGTCCATCGATCCCGGTAGGACTCCCTCTTGCCTGAGGAAGTCTGGTCGTAATGGGGGTTGGTCTCTGGAATAAGCAGCTCCTTGCAAAGTTGGCAGACTGTTACTGGGGGTGGACAGTTCATACTGTTTGACTCTTGGTTTGGACGTTTGGAGAGATGCTCGAGTGCGTCTGCCTATTCAGCCACACATGGGGTGGGCTTTATCCTGTCTTATTAGCCGCCGAGTCCTTTATGGAGCACAGCTAGTGAAACCTCAGCCAATGGTAGATCTCCTCGGCGGGGACTGTCTGCTGGCATTGCATGCTGACCTAAGATAGCGAATTGAAGAAGCAGCCGAGGGCTCATTGGGACTTGGTGGTGGAGTCTCTCAGCTGAGATTGCTTGAAGGGACATCAATGGGTAAACATAGTGTGAACGCATCGCTAAAACTCGGACTCGAGTCTACTATCACGGATTTGTATCTAGAGTACTGAAGCATTATGGAACGAGACCCTGAGGCTTCTATACAACATAAGCCACTTTCCTCTCCTCGTAAAATCGTTCCTCAGCTCGCCGGCGCCAACTTGCTGGAGAAAGCCAGGACCAGGTCACATTTTCCCCTTCTAACAACCCCAGCCTCTTGTAATCCGTCGATGTCGACGACTCTTTTCCGAGAACCATGTACCAGTCGCGGCCCCCAATCTTGGCAAGTCTCATACAGAGAACCACAGCTCCGTCAATCATGTCTTCAGGGTGGTCAGGGATAAATCTTGTTCCTTCGCCACTATGGTACCGGACAAGAGTGTGGGAGACCTCGACTATTGGTTCATCTGATCGCATGGATCGTCGTTCTGTACGGCGTATTCGTAGTGTAGCAGGGGATGTCCAGCCAGAAAGTGTCAACATAGCCGAGGACATTTCTCCTGTCCTGTCCAGGCCTGTTGGGTAGCAGTAAACGTTGACGGCGTTTGTGTATATCTCCTGGAGCTCAGATCCAAAGTAGGATCGGCCCTTGTGCTGGTAGACTATCTCGCCCACGATAGATGCCCACGACCAGCTTGGAGCGCGCCATTCTTTTGGTTTGCCGTCTTTCCTGCACCCGTACTTGGTATCGCGGGTCCAGAGAAGGCCCTCGACCAGATTGCTGCGCCAGAGCCCGGCCATGTAGTCATCGTTGAGCAGCCCTGATATTCGACTTGCGAGACCGGAAAGAGCAGGAAAGACGTCGCTTTCGTGTGTCAGGTTTCCCATTACATGTGAGTATCTTTGTGCAATAGCGTACCAAAGGTATCTTAACTGCATCGGTGTGACATCGCTGGTCTTGATCGACTGACTACTGACGAGTCTGCGGAACTCGAGATCATCGCTTGGTTTGTCATGGTCCTTGCCGCAGTCGCAGGAAACGCATGTTCGGCACTCCCAAACCAGTTCTCTCTTGGCAAAATGAAGCATTCTAGGCGATAGAAGACGTTCTTGAAACACCCATGCTCGAGTGAGAAGAGGCCACTCTTGCTCGTTGTCTTTTGCATTGGTGCTCTCATGCCAGTGATTTATGGCTTCCCGGCTGTTTGGGTAGGCGAGGCGCACCCATATGTCATCGATGAGTCCATGGCCAAGTTCAGACGCTGGTATACACTCCAGATAGACTGtctcttcgtcttcttcagcgtGCAGACCTTCTTGGTGGCCAGAAGCCTTTGTGGCGGCGATAGTAAGCAGCGAATTCTCATagatcgaggccatcttgggAAATTGACGTTGTTTTTCTTCGGGCGAGTCTTGTGTGATGCAAAGAGAGTCTATCCAGAGATATCGTAGCGAGAGGCGTCTACAAACAGAAACGGCCTCTCGAAACGTCTTTGGAAGCGCCTCCATCGGGATCCCGGATTTGAACGACTCTATATTTTCCTCGAGTGTCCGCAGGGGTTGGTCAGAGCTCCATCTATGGCTCAAACAAGCGTAGTATCCCGGCTGATTCTGCGTGTCCATAAGTCGAACTGTTGAGTCCCCGGAAACGCCCAAGTCAAGAACACGGTCGGGGAGGGGTTGTGGTTCACTCTTGTTGCAGTGCTCGTGCTCTGTAGTACACTTCATGATCCAAGATTGCATCCAGTGCAAACTGGCTTCGGATCTAGTGTCGTCGACGTAAGCTTTCGGTGACGATAGCATTGGAATGTCAGGCCCCTTGCCAAAGCAGTAAAAGCTGAGACTTGGCCAGTGGGTATGAACATCGCCCGTCTCAACCTGAATCGTTTTATCATAGCGATCCCATGTGAGAGTAATCTCGTCACCACGCCGATATCGCCTCCACGGGAGGAATAAATCGGAAGTGATATCCTTGGGCGGAAAGAAGCGTCTGACGCCTGCTGATATGATGGCGCACGTTGTACAATTGCCTCGGTTCTGAAGGACCTTGGTGTAGCTTATCGAGATTTCACCATGGTAAGAGTTGAGATTGTGGCAGAGCTCACAGATTGGCTTGGTTTCAGTCCGCCTGAAGTATTTCAACAGGCGTTTCATGACGTTCAAGGCCCCTTTGATCTGAGACATGGACCATGTCAGATCGCGCGTAGTCCGCCTTAGATGCCCCGTTATCAACCATCTTGGAATTCTTCGGATATAGGCGCGTCCCCAAATCCTCTCTGCAATTTGATTAAACAGATCAAGAGCATATGAAAcgaggaacttggcgagATATACCACGAAGAAACAAACAAAGAATGAAAGAAACCAGTGTTCTTCAATAAAGTTTGGATTTATCGCAATAATCAGGTACCCGATGACGAGCCAAGGGGCCGCTGCCAcgatgaaaaagaaaagggtaGATGCCGCCATGGAGACAGATTCAGATAGTGCCTGCACGAGGAGCTGAAATGCCTCTTGGCTGGCTTCGTAGGCGATAGAGATGGCTAAGCGCCGGCTCTCTGGATGGGAGACGTCTTGGATGTAATCAAACGGTTCCATGAGAGGCAATCGGTATGATTAACCGTCAATCTTTGGCCGTTCGGGTAGTTTGGAAGGTCTTGGTTCAGCTGACTTGTGAGTTCAAGGGAGTGTCGCAGAAATCAATATTGTGGCTGAGTTAGCTGCACTGCGCCCCAATAATAGGCACCCAGCTTGCCCGGCATTGTGATATTAATTCTGGTAGCGTTGTACATCACGTCAACCTTGACTAGCTGAGTAACTAAGTCTTTATCTCTGTGTCCTTAATTTGCTTCTACAGTAGCTTCCCCGAAGTCTTCCTCGCCTGGGCGTGACGTATCAGCTCAGGATTCATG from Fusarium keratoplasticum isolate Fu6.1 chromosome 10, whole genome shotgun sequence includes these protein-coding regions:
- a CDS encoding HET domain-containing protein, whose amino-acid sequence is MASIYENSLLTIAATKASGHQEGLHAEEDEETVYLECIPASELGHGLIDDIWVRLAYPNSREAINHWHESTNAKDNEQEWPLLTRAWVFQERLLSPRMLHFAKRELVWECRTCVSCDCGKDHDKPSDDLEFRRLVSSQSIKTSDVTPMQLRYLCDVFPALSGLASRISGLLNDDYMAGLWRSNLVEGLLWTRDTKYGCRKDGKPKEWRAPSWSWASIVGEIVYQHKGRSYFGSELQEIYTNAVNVYCYPTGLDRTGEMSSAMLTLSGWTSPATLRIRRTERRSMRSDEPIVEVSHTLVRYHSGEGTRFIPDHPEDMIDGAVVLCMRLAKIGGRDCMNCPPPVTVCQLCKELLIPETNPHYDQTSSGKRESYRDRWTLKHSADQGCFLCSRIRERLDPFGEETAPNDQDPPLSPDKLGRKWPGGTMLLHYPEGHHCEAIEIIIDPSMLQSSPERRNGIFFILNPLEESSMTDTVKRLPESTKSPATLSTAKEWISNCVRNHLKCKDVNPERDWYPTRLLDCGSQADTDRRCTLVETGTNVVTGGYMTLSHCWGLVNCMKLTTDNYDEMVRGVPSSQLPQLYQDALYVTRSLGVRYLWTDSLCIIQEGDNLADWNHEVTLMSKVYSRSLCNISASDAPDATHSLFNTRDTDTCFPETIECALKGITSRYLISEDRYWDTEVTRSLVNTRAWVLQERLLAPRVLHFGKRHLVWECKEKFASDAYPEGLPRAGTSSDLRLKGMFPRPGLSSREYRHIWQIIVHLYANCKLTFPGDRLVALSALARTMGGFMQQKYVAGMWRDNLELEMLWYVDCFFGASTPTTYRAPSWSWVASVGHLFPADTGTDGRSLIKVEEVHLDYVTDDTWGMLRGGWLHLRGHLNKLSLIDPEDWKMAVNGVQVEVSTEKDMQPNIYLDTPNNERDKDSKPNLYCMLARRGESRHENVVFILLLELVDGETATFKRIGLARGEVKDAQATFISPSEGEDEFPCLEYVYGQHLIRII